From Anaerohalosphaera lusitana, one genomic window encodes:
- a CDS encoding response regulator yields the protein MANERILIVEDEEDVLELESYNLKKNGYNVEAATTGEQALEKALNHTFDLVLLDIMLPTVDGLEVCKILKTNPQTAEVPIIMLTAKGEESDIVAGLELGADDYITKPFSPRVLMARVKAVLRRKRKPTPEESETVRRGPIEIHPNRHMVTVEGQNVDLTSTEFSLLHLLARKPGWVFTRYKIVDAIHGTDHAVTDRSVDVQVVGLRKKLGSAGKLIETVRGVGYRFKDLSAEQDIL from the coding sequence ATGGCAAATGAAAGAATACTCATCGTCGAGGACGAGGAAGACGTTCTCGAACTTGAAAGCTACAATCTCAAAAAGAACGGCTACAACGTTGAAGCAGCAACGACTGGCGAGCAGGCGCTGGAAAAGGCGTTGAACCACACCTTTGACCTGGTGCTTCTCGACATAATGCTGCCCACTGTGGACGGCCTGGAGGTCTGCAAGATCCTCAAGACAAATCCCCAGACCGCGGAGGTACCAATCATAATGCTCACTGCAAAAGGAGAAGAATCCGATATCGTTGCAGGTCTGGAGCTGGGCGCCGACGATTACATTACCAAACCTTTCAGCCCTCGCGTACTCATGGCCCGGGTCAAGGCGGTACTTCGCAGAAAAAGAAAACCAACTCCAGAAGAGTCTGAGACGGTTAGACGAGGCCCAATTGAAATACATCCAAATCGGCACATGGTTACTGTTGAAGGACAGAATGTGGATCTGACCTCCACCGAATTCAGCCTCCTGCATCTGCTTGCCAGAAAACCCGGGTGGGTTTTTACTCGCTACAAGATCGTCGACGCTATTCACGGAACGGACCATGCCGTCACTGACCGATCAGTCGACGTGCAGGTAGTCGGCCTGCGTAAGAAGCTTGGCTCGGCAGGAAAACTCATCGAAACAGTCCGTGGAGTCGGATACCGATTTAAGGACCTTTCAGCAGAACAAGATATATTATGA
- a CDS encoding Na/Pi cotransporter family protein: protein MQTDQFFSMLFQIVGGLGIFLFGMKNMSDGMQAIAGEKLRKMINAITNNRIFACTVGMVVTMLIQSSSITTVMTVGMVNAGLMKLTQAIGVVLGANIGTTVTAWILALKIGKYGLPILGIAAIFYIFSKRERAKFTATVVLGIGMIFFGLELMKDGFAPIRDMPEFIEWFHKFSPGDGTFSFMNYLRIWRIVLVGALLTAIVQSSSATIGITIGLAANGIIDYHTAAALVLGENIGTTITAFLASIGAGSNAKRASYAHMAVNILGVVWITILFWVYVDWVPQVIGADPTATAVGEDGKSMFVNAESLIAATHTGFNVANVLIFLPFTGLLAKLLNRIVPERELKTHKPLTVLDSRVLDAPALGIEQAQREILKMGERVSRMCGSLRHVLIKSEPDPRREEKIFSRERDLDLIQKEITEFLSNVLAHNLSHEAVNQGRNQLRMADEYESISDYITTILKLKLKMRDSDISMTDEGFNNIIDLHDHVAQYIGMINEGVRTGDETLIIDAQTKGKAITRLMKDYRAQHLERFGEAQNNPLKSLIYTDMLNAYRRMKDHAFNIAEILAGEK from the coding sequence ATGCAGACTGACCAGTTTTTCTCGATGCTCTTTCAAATTGTGGGCGGCCTGGGCATATTCCTGTTCGGTATGAAGAACATGTCCGATGGTATGCAGGCCATTGCGGGCGAAAAGCTTCGCAAGATGATCAACGCGATCACGAACAACCGCATCTTTGCCTGTACGGTCGGCATGGTGGTCACTATGCTCATCCAGTCCAGCTCCATCACCACCGTAATGACGGTGGGTATGGTCAATGCGGGACTGATGAAGCTTACCCAGGCGATCGGCGTGGTCCTCGGTGCAAACATCGGCACGACCGTCACCGCATGGATACTGGCACTGAAAATAGGCAAGTACGGCCTGCCGATCCTCGGCATCGCAGCCATTTTCTATATCTTCAGCAAAAGAGAACGTGCGAAATTCACCGCTACCGTCGTACTCGGCATTGGCATGATCTTCTTCGGCCTGGAGCTCATGAAAGACGGCTTTGCACCAATCCGTGACATGCCCGAGTTCATTGAGTGGTTCCATAAGTTCAGCCCCGGTGACGGCACATTCTCATTCATGAACTATCTGCGCATCTGGAGGATAGTCCTTGTCGGTGCATTGCTGACAGCTATAGTACAGTCATCTTCGGCGACAATCGGCATAACCATCGGCCTTGCAGCGAACGGGATCATTGACTACCATACCGCTGCTGCTCTGGTACTAGGTGAGAATATCGGCACCACAATTACTGCCTTCTTAGCCTCTATCGGGGCAGGCTCGAATGCTAAAAGAGCATCATACGCTCACATGGCAGTCAATATACTTGGCGTGGTCTGGATTACCATTCTCTTCTGGGTATACGTAGATTGGGTCCCCCAAGTCATCGGCGCAGACCCCACAGCCACAGCCGTCGGTGAAGATGGTAAGTCCATGTTCGTCAACGCCGAAAGCCTTATCGCAGCAACCCATACCGGCTTCAACGTGGCAAACGTACTCATATTCCTGCCCTTCACAGGGCTGCTCGCAAAGCTGCTCAACAGGATAGTACCGGAAAGAGAGCTCAAGACACACAAACCGCTCACTGTCCTGGACTCGCGTGTCCTGGATGCACCCGCTCTTGGGATCGAACAGGCCCAGCGTGAGATCCTCAAAATGGGCGAAAGAGTGTCCCGCATGTGCGGAAGCTTGCGACATGTGCTGATAAAGTCAGAGCCCGACCCAAGGCGTGAGGAAAAGATATTCAGTCGGGAACGAGACCTCGATCTGATACAGAAAGAGATTACCGAGTTTCTGTCAAACGTTCTCGCGCACAACCTCTCGCACGAGGCCGTCAATCAGGGCCGTAACCAGTTGCGTATGGCCGACGAGTACGAATCCATAAGCGATTACATCACGACCATACTCAAGCTCAAACTCAAGATGCGGGACAGTGACATTTCCATGACGGACGAAGGCTTCAACAATATTATCGACCTGCATGACCATGTCGCCCAGTATATCGGTATGATAAACGAAGGTGTCAGGACCGGCGATGAGACCCTGATCATCGATGCCCAGACCAAGGGCAAAGCCATCACGCGTCTTATGAAGGATTACCGGGCACAGCATCTTGAACGCTTCGGCGAAGCTCAGAACAACCCGCTCAAGAGCCTGATCTACACAGACATGCTAAACGCCTACCGCAGAATGAAGGACCACGCCTTCAACATCGCGGAGATACTTGCAGGCGAAAAGTAG
- the phoU gene encoding phosphate signaling complex protein PhoU, which translates to MPVHMKHEIDKLKQNLVNLCSVVEEELWQAVKSVKNADADLAAKVIGNDQKIDDREVEIEEECLKILALYQPVAIDLRFIITAMKINNDLERIGDLTVNIAERSQFLANQPQVPIPFDFESMTEKTQAMLRKSVDALVKMDCQIAHEVCMSDDKVDAINRQMYDQVKKEIVKHPDWVEQLIHLLSISRHLERIADHTTNIAEDVIYMVEGKIVRHTTEKFGS; encoded by the coding sequence ATGCCTGTACACATGAAACATGAGATAGACAAGCTCAAGCAAAACCTTGTAAACCTGTGCAGCGTCGTCGAAGAAGAACTCTGGCAGGCTGTAAAGTCGGTAAAAAACGCCGACGCGGACCTGGCCGCAAAAGTCATCGGCAACGATCAGAAGATCGACGATCGTGAGGTCGAGATAGAGGAAGAATGCCTAAAGATCCTCGCACTCTACCAGCCGGTTGCGATTGACCTGCGGTTCATCATTACTGCCATGAAGATCAACAACGACCTGGAACGTATAGGCGATCTCACCGTCAATATCGCCGAAAGGAGCCAATTTCTGGCCAATCAGCCTCAGGTCCCGATTCCCTTTGACTTCGAAAGCATGACCGAAAAAACCCAGGCCATGCTCAGAAAAAGCGTCGATGCGCTGGTAAAGATGGACTGTCAGATCGCACACGAAGTATGCATGTCAGACGATAAAGTAGATGCCATCAATCGACAAATGTACGACCAGGTCAAAAAAGAGATCGTAAAACACCCCGACTGGGTTGAGCAGCTCATTCATCTGCTCTCGATCTCGCGGCACCTTGAGAGAATCGCGGACCACACCACGAATATCGCAGAAGATGTGATTTACATGGTCGAAGGTAAAATAGTACGTCACACCACCGAAAAATTCGGAAGCTAA
- the pstB gene encoding phosphate ABC transporter ATP-binding protein PstB, producing the protein MPQIKINSSNQPDPEPRPVKDKPIITSEDFCLYYGSKAGVQDISMEIYPTSVTAIIGPSGCGKSTFLRSINRMNDLIPHTSAKGQLRVNGSNVYDKQINLVNLRQQVGMVFQKPNPFAKSIYDNIAYGPRLQGIRNRARLDEIVETCLKSAALWKEVKDDVNKSALALSGGQQQRLCIARTLATEPKVLLMDEPCSALDPIATGRIEDLINELKDKYTIVIVTHNMQQAARVSDMTAFFCMGELIEYDQTDRLFTNPAEKQTEDYITGRFG; encoded by the coding sequence ATGCCTCAGATCAAAATTAACAGCTCAAATCAGCCGGATCCCGAACCCAGGCCGGTCAAGGACAAACCGATCATTACCTCGGAAGACTTCTGCCTGTACTACGGCAGCAAAGCCGGCGTTCAAGACATATCGATGGAGATATATCCCACCTCCGTCACCGCGATCATCGGTCCCAGCGGCTGCGGCAAGAGCACGTTCCTGCGCAGCATAAACCGCATGAACGACCTGATACCGCACACCAGCGCAAAGGGTCAGCTTCGCGTCAACGGATCCAATGTATACGACAAACAGATCAACCTAGTAAATCTCCGTCAGCAGGTTGGCATGGTGTTCCAGAAGCCCAATCCGTTTGCGAAAAGCATTTATGACAATATCGCCTACGGTCCCCGCCTTCAGGGTATCCGAAACCGCGCCCGCCTTGACGAGATAGTTGAAACATGCCTGAAATCTGCGGCCCTGTGGAAGGAAGTAAAGGATGACGTGAATAAGTCCGCTCTGGCTCTTTCGGGCGGTCAGCAGCAAAGACTGTGCATCGCTCGTACACTTGCAACCGAGCCCAAGGTACTGCTGATGGATGAGCCATGCTCCGCGCTGGACCCCATCGCGACCGGCCGCATCGAGGACCTGATCAACGAACTCAAGGACAAATACACCATCGTTATCGTGACCCACAATATGCAGCAGGCCGCTCGCGTGAGCGACATGACTGCATTCTTCTGCATGGGCGAGCTGATCGAATACGACCAGACTGACAGACTCTTTACGAACCCGGCCGAGAAACAGACAGAGGACTACATCACTGGAAGGTTCGGCTGA
- the pstC gene encoding phosphate ABC transporter permease subunit PstC produces MPQSSKKPNSTEHNSPVEFSAPLMMSPGEDIRGFLTFHGVKFLLFLITCASVLAVLLIFFFVCREAIPFLTQHDVAEFFTSTDWYPEADTPQFGGLALITGSIYATLIAMVIAVPIGLLAAIFLSDIAPFKLREYIKPIIELLAAIPSVAYGFFAILIFAPMLQKQFGFTTGANALNAGIILGIMALPTIISVAEDSLSAVGREIREASYGLGANRFETIIKVVMPAAHSGIIAGIILGVMRAIGETMVVLMASGNASQIPTPWYDIGQSIRTMTATIAGEMGETAKGSDHYYSLFAIGLILLVFTLLLNLISEHFMARIRNRAGGNK; encoded by the coding sequence ATGCCGCAGAGCAGTAAAAAACCAAACAGCACAGAGCATAATTCACCGGTAGAATTCTCTGCTCCGCTGATGATGAGCCCTGGCGAAGACATCAGGGGCTTTCTTACATTTCACGGCGTCAAATTTCTGCTCTTTCTAATTACCTGTGCATCCGTTCTCGCAGTCCTGCTGATCTTCTTTTTTGTCTGCCGTGAAGCGATACCATTTCTGACTCAGCACGACGTGGCCGAATTCTTCACCAGCACCGACTGGTATCCGGAAGCAGATACTCCGCAGTTTGGCGGACTCGCACTGATAACAGGCAGCATATATGCAACACTGATCGCCATGGTAATCGCCGTGCCGATCGGCCTGCTTGCAGCAATATTTCTCAGCGATATCGCTCCATTCAAACTTCGCGAATACATCAAACCAATAATCGAACTTCTTGCCGCTATTCCATCGGTCGCGTACGGCTTCTTCGCAATCCTGATTTTCGCCCCGATGCTCCAGAAGCAGTTCGGCTTCACCACCGGGGCGAACGCCCTCAACGCCGGCATAATACTGGGGATCATGGCCCTGCCGACGATAATCAGCGTCGCTGAAGATTCGCTCTCCGCTGTCGGCCGCGAGATACGTGAAGCATCCTACGGCCTCGGCGCGAACCGATTCGAAACCATTATCAAAGTCGTTATGCCCGCAGCTCACAGCGGAATAATCGCGGGGATCATTCTCGGGGTCATGAGAGCTATCGGCGAAACAATGGTCGTACTTATGGCCTCCGGTAACGCCAGTCAGATCCCCACGCCCTGGTACGACATCGGTCAGTCCATCAGAACAATGACCGCCACCATCGCCGGCGAAATGGGAGAAACCGCCAAGGGCTCCGACCACTACTATTCGCTGTTCGCAATAGGCCTGATCCTTCTGGTCTTTACCCTGCTTCTAAATCTTATCAGCGAACACTTCATGGCCCGAATCCGCAACCGTGCCGGAGGTAACAAATGA
- the pstA gene encoding phosphate ABC transporter permease PstA, giving the protein MSLKTRGIFNKLFTFCCSSSVVLLAAVLIIILAPMMYTGCTAVIFRGTHEFRAMQLELFDRGDPQQIQQEEERLQELRQPIYDMLSHFERGIATEQLVDQAKDIYRDYGDKLRYDNVPRDVYLSKRRQAREIRNLLSDAYETTDKTEALEYLDEVDSHELKPDFADTKIAQLFEMADEYREIVNTVDLDRRDEYLTALDEVKEALRRLFGPRPGAERAHLAMNRYGSTRWDQVQKNLDVLLYAQKWVQEEPGQPAVKKSVSRAEEQFAGTTLEPLFAMVENDIEKLTQPKPTFYWQYFIDDSTPGYFFGGVGPEILGTILITLGAMLFATPLGIISAWYLVEYGKDGHVVRIIRSCVNTLAGVPSIVFGLFGLAFFLMFLFPRIGLSSEPSILAGSLTLGLLVLPVIIRASEEAIRSVPQTYKEASLALGAGEFRTFLTVTLPAALPGILTGIILSLSRAAGETAPVLFIAAIASGPKPGSIFDPTRLLSYGSYVIATGDRIAMRVPHKQYGMVMTLILLVLLLNIVAIVVRSKMARKLRGY; this is encoded by the coding sequence ATGAGCCTGAAAACCAGAGGCATATTCAATAAACTTTTCACATTCTGCTGCTCCAGCTCCGTTGTTCTGCTCGCAGCGGTACTTATCATAATCCTCGCGCCTATGATGTACACGGGCTGCACCGCTGTCATTTTCCGCGGCACACATGAATTCCGCGCAATGCAGCTCGAGCTGTTCGACAGAGGCGATCCTCAACAGATACAGCAAGAAGAAGAACGGCTGCAGGAGCTTCGTCAGCCTATCTATGACATGCTGAGCCACTTCGAGCGAGGCATAGCAACCGAACAGCTCGTCGATCAGGCAAAGGACATCTACCGCGATTACGGAGATAAACTGCGATACGACAACGTGCCGCGTGATGTTTACCTCAGCAAACGCCGGCAGGCTCGCGAAATCCGCAACCTGCTGAGTGACGCATATGAAACCACGGACAAAACCGAGGCACTTGAATACCTCGACGAAGTAGATTCCCACGAGCTCAAGCCCGATTTTGCGGACACGAAGATCGCTCAGCTTTTCGAGATGGCCGACGAATATCGTGAAATCGTGAACACCGTCGATCTGGACCGCCGGGATGAATACCTCACCGCGCTCGATGAAGTGAAGGAAGCACTTCGCCGTCTGTTCGGGCCTCGCCCGGGCGCTGAAAGAGCACATCTGGCCATGAACCGCTACGGCTCGACGAGATGGGATCAGGTTCAGAAAAACCTGGACGTGCTTCTGTACGCACAAAAATGGGTGCAGGAAGAACCCGGCCAGCCCGCGGTCAAAAAATCCGTATCTCGTGCCGAGGAACAATTCGCAGGAACGACCCTCGAGCCCTTGTTCGCGATGGTCGAAAACGATATCGAAAAACTCACTCAGCCCAAACCGACCTTTTACTGGCAGTATTTCATAGATGACAGCACACCCGGCTACTTCTTCGGCGGTGTCGGTCCTGAAATACTAGGAACCATCCTGATAACCCTGGGCGCGATGCTTTTCGCCACGCCGCTGGGAATTATCTCCGCGTGGTATCTCGTCGAATACGGCAAAGACGGCCATGTGGTACGGATAATACGTTCATGCGTAAATACGCTCGCAGGCGTACCGAGCATCGTGTTCGGTCTGTTCGGTCTGGCATTTTTCCTGATGTTCCTGTTTCCACGCATCGGCCTGTCTTCCGAACCGTCAATCCTTGCGGGCTCACTTACCCTCGGTCTGCTCGTACTGCCAGTCATTATCCGCGCCAGCGAAGAAGCAATCCGATCAGTACCGCAAACATACAAAGAAGCATCACTGGCACTGGGCGCCGGTGAATTCCGCACTTTCCTGACAGTCACCCTGCCTGCCGCCCTGCCGGGAATCCTTACGGGCATCATACTCAGTCTCTCGCGGGCCGCGGGTGAAACCGCTCCGGTGCTTTTTATCGCGGCAATAGCATCAGGTCCAAAACCCGGATCCATATTTGACCCGACTCGACTGCTGTCGTACGGCAGCTACGTAATCGCAACCGGCGACCGGATCGCAATGAGAGTGCCTCACAAACAGTACGGCATGGTGATGACACTGATACTGCTCGTACTGCTGTTAAACATAGTCGCCATAGTGGTCCGATCGAAGATGGCACGCAAACTGAGAGGATACTGA
- a CDS encoding phosphate ABC transporter substrate-binding protein: protein MKLTKTLRNSWLVLVAAIMISCPAMAAEEPIDIDGSTTVGPIADAFKEAFEDIHPDASLTIKKTGSGDGAAALVADRTDIAMMSRFMKPKEFKTAVDKGIYPVAHVVAMDGVCVVVHPSNTIDELTSDQVKAIYKGEITNWKELGGPDMKIVPVSRDTASGTYETFHKLVMKKEKMDSGVEYVNSNPQAHARVSKTQGAIAYVGLGFLDRKVKALEIDGVTPTRRTIAKGLYPVSRPLYLFTNGYPKLGSLVHAFCTFHLSEEGQEIIESKGFVPLTDY from the coding sequence ATGAAACTAACGAAAACTCTCAGAAACAGTTGGCTTGTACTCGTTGCAGCCATCATGATCAGTTGCCCGGCAATGGCAGCAGAAGAACCTATCGACATCGACGGATCCACGACAGTCGGTCCGATCGCTGATGCCTTCAAGGAAGCGTTTGAGGACATCCATCCTGACGCATCGCTGACGATCAAGAAGACCGGCAGCGGTGATGGCGCGGCAGCACTGGTTGCGGACCGCACTGACATCGCGATGATGAGCCGGTTCATGAAGCCAAAAGAATTTAAAACCGCTGTTGATAAGGGAATCTACCCCGTCGCACACGTGGTGGCGATGGACGGTGTCTGTGTTGTAGTACACCCATCCAATACTATAGATGAGCTTACCTCCGACCAGGTCAAAGCTATCTATAAGGGTGAGATCACGAACTGGAAAGAGCTCGGCGGGCCTGACATGAAGATAGTACCGGTAAGCCGTGACACTGCTTCGGGCACATACGAAACTTTCCATAAGCTGGTCATGAAAAAGGAAAAGATGGATTCAGGCGTAGAATACGTCAATTCCAATCCACAGGCCCATGCACGTGTATCGAAAACCCAGGGCGCTATTGCTTATGTCGGCCTCGGGTTTCTCGATCGCAAGGTTAAGGCCCTTGAGATCGATGGAGTAACGCCTACACGCAGAACGATCGCCAAAGGGCTCTATCCTGTCAGCCGTCCGCTCTATCTGTTCACGAACGGCTACCCGAAACTCGGTTCGCTGGTACACGCATTCTGTACCTTCCACCTCAGCGAAGAAGGTCAGGAGATCATCGAGTCGAAGGGATTCGTTCCGCTGACTGACTACTAA
- the pnpS gene encoding two-component system histidine kinase PnpS, giving the protein MKNRRLLWQIFTPFVLVTLAALISAAFYISYTLRDFHLDQIEQQLLAQAYFAEELLTDSLANQENAYLNEVTKELGQETGTRITIIAASGQVVAESHEQAEEMELHADRPEIVQALEGSTGFAIRPSTTLGQDMVYVAIPMMQDGNVIGVVRTSVSAASIDNTLAEIFTQIAFASIIIAFAAAIVSLGISRRITLPLEKLREGANRFAQGDFSHTLPHAHAYEIDALVTAMNRMAKDLDSRIKTMIRQHNEQQAILSSMAEAVIAVDNNQQIISINEAAEKMLNIDKTDANDRRLSEVVRNPMLNDYIQTALTEETHVEGPLTLHDTGLERHLRVQGTLLRDAHNKKIGAVVVLNDITQIRRLERVRKDFVANVSHELKTPVTSIKGFIETLLDGALDDPEDAARFIKIIERQTNRLNHIIQDLLTLSRIEEQTERTSIEVVPANIKGLLSTAAQLCQLRASEKNVEIKLDCENDLIAPVNPSLLEQALVNLIDNAIKYSPQDDTVTVNAHQDQNNIVFSVSDNGCGIKAKYLPRLFERFYRVDKARSRKLGGTGLGLAIVKHISQAHGGTVSVESTPDIGSTFTITIPTTN; this is encoded by the coding sequence ATGAAAAACAGAAGGCTCCTCTGGCAAATCTTCACTCCATTCGTCCTTGTGACACTGGCTGCGCTTATATCCGCTGCATTTTACATATCTTACACACTTCGTGATTTCCACCTCGATCAGATAGAACAGCAGCTTCTGGCTCAGGCATACTTTGCAGAGGAGCTTCTCACCGACAGCCTGGCGAATCAGGAGAACGCCTATCTCAACGAGGTCACAAAAGAACTCGGCCAGGAAACGGGAACCAGAATAACAATAATCGCTGCCTCCGGACAGGTTGTAGCTGAATCCCATGAGCAGGCCGAAGAAATGGAACTGCACGCGGATCGTCCCGAGATCGTGCAGGCACTTGAAGGCAGCACTGGCTTCGCAATACGCCCCAGCACCACCCTTGGCCAGGACATGGTTTATGTTGCGATACCGATGATGCAAGACGGCAATGTAATAGGTGTCGTTAGAACATCCGTATCCGCGGCGTCCATAGACAACACGCTTGCCGAGATATTCACGCAGATAGCCTTTGCAAGCATCATTATCGCTTTTGCAGCAGCAATCGTGAGTCTGGGCATTTCACGCAGGATAACCCTGCCTCTTGAAAAACTCCGCGAAGGGGCGAATCGCTTTGCGCAGGGCGATTTCTCACACACCCTGCCTCATGCTCACGCCTACGAGATCGATGCTCTGGTAACAGCGATGAACAGAATGGCAAAAGACCTTGACAGCCGTATCAAGACTATGATTCGTCAGCACAATGAGCAGCAGGCAATCCTCTCCAGCATGGCTGAAGCGGTCATCGCAGTTGACAACAACCAGCAGATCATCAGCATAAACGAGGCTGCGGAAAAAATGCTTAACATCGATAAGACCGACGCAAACGACAGGAGGCTTAGCGAAGTAGTTCGCAACCCAATGCTCAATGATTATATCCAAACCGCCCTTACCGAAGAGACTCATGTAGAGGGTCCTCTCACTCTGCATGACACAGGTCTTGAGCGTCATCTGCGGGTTCAAGGGACACTGTTGCGAGATGCGCACAATAAAAAGATCGGCGCGGTTGTGGTATTGAATGACATCACCCAGATCCGGCGGCTCGAAAGAGTCCGCAAAGACTTCGTCGCAAATGTCTCTCATGAACTGAAAACGCCGGTAACATCGATCAAGGGCTTTATAGAAACCCTTCTCGACGGTGCACTCGATGACCCCGAAGATGCTGCTCGCTTCATAAAAATAATCGAAAGGCAAACGAACCGTCTTAACCATATAATTCAGGACCTGTTGACGCTTTCCAGGATCGAGGAGCAAACCGAAAGAACCTCCATTGAAGTGGTACCCGCTAATATTAAGGGCCTGCTCTCTACTGCGGCTCAACTATGCCAGCTTCGCGCATCGGAAAAGAATGTAGAGATAAAGCTGGATTGCGAAAACGATCTGATCGCACCCGTCAACCCCTCTCTGCTCGAACAGGCACTGGTCAACCTCATCGACAATGCGATAAAGTACAGCCCTCAAGACGACACAGTGACCGTAAACGCACACCAGGACCAGAACAATATAGTCTTTTCCGTAAGCGACAATGGCTGCGGAATAAAAGCGAAATACCTCCCCAGGCTGTTCGAACGTTTCTATCGCGTCGACAAGGCCCGCAGCCGCAAACTGGGCGGGACCGGACTGGGCCTGGCAATAGTCAAGCATATCTCCCAGGCTCATGGAGGGACGGTCTCGGTAGAAAGCACACCAGACATCGGCAGCACATTCACTATCACGATACCTACTACGAATTGA
- a CDS encoding carboxymuconolactone decarboxylase family protein translates to MSDPTKWFVQNSPELGQLFADFYEGCKEKGALDKKTKELLMASLACVFRCPHCVEEHIKGALDAGASKQEVTEALLIAAVEGAGTQLAWKKETFMKLLG, encoded by the coding sequence ATGAGCGATCCGACCAAATGGTTTGTACAGAATTCACCGGAACTGGGCCAACTATTCGCGGACTTTTACGAGGGCTGTAAGGAAAAGGGTGCACTTGACAAAAAGACGAAGGAGCTTCTCATGGCATCACTCGCCTGTGTTTTCCGCTGCCCGCACTGCGTGGAAGAGCACATCAAGGGAGCCCTCGACGCAGGTGCCTCGAAGCAGGAAGTGACCGAGGCCCTGCTGATCGCCGCCGTTGAGGGCGCAGGGACTCAGCTAGCCTGGAAAAAAGAAACCTTTATGAAACTCCTCGGCTAG
- a CDS encoding putative porin, producing the protein MKQKVQAALAAIMIMAMAGLASGDEISELRKQVEMLSKKLEKLEAQQQQQKSVFEEQIDKVAAQKSEAKLPDSLKWAETLKFYGDFRYRHESIDDETASEQRDRNRIRARLGVKAKVNDEFGVNFRLASGDDDPVSTNETLDDSFSTKDIRLDRAYAIWTPNWSDPTTIQMGKMGVPFFKAGGNQLIWDDDLSVEGVSANYGWSLNDNTSAEVTGAGFWVDERSSDVDTSLWGIQGLINRDLSSDSSVTAGATYYDYGNIEGIPTTTIGTLSSDYNIFEALAEYSTKINSVPVKVYGNWVNNTAADTGEDTGYLLGMTYNKAKKQGTWQLGYQYRDLEQEAVVGAFSDSDFIGGGTNGKGHKFSFAYALAKNTTAGVTYFMNEKGDDETDYDRLQIDLKYKF; encoded by the coding sequence ATGAAGCAGAAGGTACAAGCAGCATTGGCGGCCATCATGATCATGGCCATGGCGGGTCTGGCAAGCGGGGATGAAATTTCAGAACTGCGAAAGCAGGTCGAAATGCTCAGCAAAAAGCTCGAAAAGCTTGAGGCACAGCAGCAACAGCAGAAATCGGTATTTGAAGAGCAGATCGACAAAGTGGCCGCTCAGAAAAGCGAAGCGAAACTGCCCGACAGCCTCAAGTGGGCCGAGACACTGAAATTCTACGGCGACTTCCGGTACAGGCACGAATCGATCGACGACGAGACCGCTTCCGAACAGCGGGACCGCAATCGTATCCGTGCACGTCTGGGCGTTAAGGCTAAGGTCAATGATGAATTCGGCGTAAACTTCCGCCTGGCCAGCGGTGACGATGATCCGGTATCTACAAATGAAACACTCGACGACTCATTCAGTACAAAAGACATCCGCCTCGACAGGGCCTACGCGATATGGACGCCGAACTGGTCGGACCCCACAACTATCCAAATGGGTAAAATGGGCGTTCCCTTCTTCAAGGCTGGCGGCAATCAGTTGATCTGGGATGACGACCTGAGCGTCGAGGGTGTAAGCGCCAATTACGGCTGGTCACTCAACGACAACACCTCAGCAGAAGTCACCGGCGCAGGTTTCTGGGTCGACGAGAGAAGCTCCGATGTCGACACATCACTATGGGGCATTCAGGGGCTCATCAATCGCGACCTCTCTTCTGACAGCAGCGTAACAGCAGGAGCTACTTACTACGATTACGGCAACATTGAAGGCATTCCTACAACCACGATAGGCACCCTGAGCTCTGACTACAACATATTTGAAGCACTTGCCGAATACTCCACAAAGATCAACTCCGTACCCGTAAAGGTCTATGGTAACTGGGTAAACAACACCGCAGCAGATACAGGTGAAGATACAGGTTATCTCCTCGGCATGACCTACAACAAGGCCAAGAAACAGGGAACCTGGCAGCTCGGCTATCAGTATCGGGACCTCGAACAGGAAGCAGTTGTAGGCGCATTCAGTGACTCAGACTTCATCGGCGGCGGAACGAACGGCAAGGGTCATAAGTTCAGCTTCGCATATGCCCTGGCCAAGAATACCACCGCGGGCGTAACCTACTTCATGAACGAAAAAGGCGACGATGAAACTGACTATGACCGTCTGCAAATCGATTTGAAATACAAGTTCTAA